One window of the Cryptomeria japonica chromosome 7, Sugi_1.0, whole genome shotgun sequence genome contains the following:
- the LOC131048349 gene encoding cyclic dof factor 2, with amino-acid sequence MSNCMTWKEREGFDPGFKLFGKTIPVCHKDEKKPSVEQEQEQEQDHEHELDPIVVQSSSCEQTKDNAGVEGEEEVGSSETEAKKEEAGGQAVLKKPDKLLPCPRCESMDTKFCYYNNYNVNQPRHFCKNCQRYWTAGGSLRNVPVGAGRRKNKQSMEVSPHRRQLRSALGYGGEDYDNPIACGRPLKLGRPTIQIDGATVLNFGPDGKTHPEQQNRDEISCGSSITAEREAAGHMNTRRPNGTVAGCPPVPFFTGPWPYGWNVNVGAPPGPWGPMPWPIVPGTPWATGPWMPAPWPIGPAPSPAPVPAPATVSTNNQASSDCRGKRAADACLYVPKTLRIDDPGEAAQSSIWASLGLGSTECSASAFKAFKPKTEVQSAAASHALRANPAAFSRSISFQESN; translated from the exons ATGAGTAATTGTATGACGTGGAAAGAGCGCGAGGGATTCGATCCTGGGTTCAAGCTGTTCGGAAAGACCATCCCGGTTTGTCACAAGGACGAGAAGAAGCCGTCGGTGGAGCAGGAGCAGGAGCAGGAGCAAGATCACGAGCACGAGCTCGACCCAATTGTTGTGCAATCCTCGTCTTGTGAACAGACCAAG GACAACGCAGGTGTTGAGGGAGAAGAGGAGGTCGGGAGCAGCGAAACGGAGGCTAAAAAGGAGGAGGCGGGCGGGCAGGCGGTGCTGAAGAAGCCCGATAAGCTCCTCCCCTGCCCGCGGTGTGAAAGCATGGACACCAAATTCTGTTACTACAACAACTATAATGTGAACCAGCCTCGGCATTTCTGCAAGAATTGCCAGAGATACTGGACCGCCGGCGGGTCGCTGAGAAACGTGCCCGTGGGGGCAGGGCGGCGGAAGAACAAGCAATCCATGGAGGTTTCGCCGCACCGCAGACAATTGAGATCGGCTCTTGGGTATGGAGGCGAGGATTATGACAATCCGATCGCCTGTGGGCGGCCCCTGAAGCTCGGGCGCCCAACCATTCAGATCGATGGGGCAACTGTGTTGAATTTTGGGCCTGACGGGAAAACCCACCCGGAGCAGCAGAACAGGGATGAGATTTCATGTGGGTCTTCTATTACAGCCGAGAGGGAAGCTGCGGGTCATATGAATACGCGGCGGCCCAACGGAACTGTTGCTGGGTGTCCTCCAGTACCTTTCTTTACAGGGCCATGGCCGTACGGGTGGAATGTAAATGTCGGCGCCCCCCCTGGGCCTTGGGGGCCTATGCCTTGGCCCATAGTCCCCGGAACGCCCTGGGCAACAGGACCGTGGATGCCTGCGCCATGGCCTATTGGGCCGGCTCCCAGTCCTGCTCCTGTTCCTGCTCCTGCAACTGTCAGTACTAATAACCAGGCTTCTTCTGATTGCCGGGGTAAGAGAGCAGCAGATGCCTGCCTGTATGTTCCCAAAACCCTAAGAATTGATGATCCAGGCGAAGCCGCACAGAGCTCAATTTGGGCAAGTTTAGGACTGGGAAGCACAGAATGCAGCGCTTCAGCCTTCAAGGCCTTCAAGCCCAAGACAGAAGTCCAGTCTGCAGCGGCCTCACATGCGCTCCGGGCCAATCCTGCTGCCTTCTCCAGGTCAATTTCATTTCAGGAAAGCAATTGA